A single window of Anopheles moucheti chromosome 2, idAnoMoucSN_F20_07, whole genome shotgun sequence DNA harbors:
- the LOC128297598 gene encoding E3 ubiquitin-protein ligase Iruka isoform X1: MEALVENAAAPPSRFYCHSCAIEIDRVSSEFTCPHCLEGFIEELPAAERGGAAGSAAGQDTEQPSSDYDNPQFSNEQAIRLAGEIFTNSILSPFFRRSDGQDGESASGAGAGGGEPAMFIDDIPMDGSSGPSSGVPLASGTAGGEMGDGAAGSSSAGSGDTRPSMRYTGRRGSRRRGVQNINHVDQILREILISVSGGASGAGASGPMFFMGNPGDYAWGREGIDTIVTQLLNQMDNTGPPPLEKERIAQIPTVTINEEQVEKKLQCSVCFEDFVVGESVRKLPCLHVYHDPCIIPWLELHGTCPICRNSLTPEDSHGGAQSQSQDSAQSHSDSSQPHQQASQPQSDSGRQNSNFLTFTIHDLLPTLSGPAMTNLLFEMAQPLAATASSVSSSLPPTASGSGANSGAGTGTTTNGDVSTTSRNNTGVGGASTSGGSNGSQPSNSQRDEDGTIDYTLELD; encoded by the exons ATGGAAGCTTTGGTAGAGAATGCGGCGGCCCCGCCTTCCCGCTTCTACTGTCACTCGTGCGCCATCGAAATCGATCGTGTCTCATCG GAATTCACATGCCCACACTGTCTGGAAGGATTCATTGAAGAGCTTCCGGCAGCGGAACGGGGCGGAGCAGCTGGATCAGCAGCAGGACAAGATACAGAACAACCATCAAGCGATTACGACAATCCGCAGTTTAGCAATGAG CAGGCAATAAGATTAGCCGGAGAAATTTTTACAAACTCTATTTTGTCGCCGTTCTTTCGTCGTTCTGACGGCCAGGATGGTGAATCGGCGAGCGGAGCTGGTGCGGGAGGTGGTGAACCTGCTATGTTTATAGACGACATTCCTATGGATGGTAGCAGTGGTCCGTCGTCTGGTGTTCCGCTTGCATCGGGAACAGCTGGTGGCGAAATGGGCGATGGCGCAGCAGGAAGCAGTAGTGCGGGTAGTGGTGATACTCGTCCATCCATGCGTTACACCGGTAGACGGGGTAGTCGTAGACGAGGGGTTCAAAACATAAACCACGTAGATCAAATTCTGCGCGAAATTCTGATATCGGTGTCGGGCGGTGCATCTGGTGCCGGTGCCAGTGGCCCGATGTTCTTTATGGGCAATCCGGGAGACTATGCTTGGGGACGCGAAGGCATCGACACCATCGTTACACAGCTGCTCAACCAAATGGACAATACGGGTCCGCCTCCGCTGGAAAAGGAGCGAATCGCGCAGATACCGACCGTCACCATCAACGAGGAACAGGTGGAAAAGAAGCTACAGTGTTCGGTTTGCTTTGAAGATTTTGTTGTTGGCGAATCGGTCCGAAAATTACCTTGTTTG CACGTTTATCACGATCCATGCATCATTCCGTGGTTGGAACTACACGGTACGTGTCCTATCTGTCGAAATAGTCTTACACCGGAAGATTCACATGGTGGCGCGCAATCACAGTCGCAGGACAGCGCCCAATCACACAGTGATAGTTCGCAGCCACATCAGCAAGCATCGCAGCCGCAGTCCGACTCGGGGCGGCAGAATTCCAATTTTCTAACCTTCACAATAC ATGATCTGCTTCCTACCCTTTCAGGGCCTGCGATGACAAATCTGCTGTTCGAGATGGCGCAACCTCTGGCGGCTACTGCATCATCCGTATCATCTAGTCTACCACCAACGGCTTCCGGCAGTGGTGCCAATTCCGGTGCTGGTACCGGAACCACCACCAACGGTGATGTATCTACCACCAGTCGCAACAATACAGGCGTGGGCGGTGCATCAACCAGTGGCGGTTCAAACGGTTCGCAACCGAGCAACAGCCAGCGGGACGAAGACGGTACCATTGATTACACGCTAGAGTTAGATTAA
- the LOC128297598 gene encoding E3 ubiquitin-protein ligase Iruka isoform X2, with the protein MEALVENAAAPPSRFYCHSCAIEIDRVSSEFTCPHCLEGFIEELPAAERGGAAGSAAGQDTEQPSSDYDNPQFSNEAIRLAGEIFTNSILSPFFRRSDGQDGESASGAGAGGGEPAMFIDDIPMDGSSGPSSGVPLASGTAGGEMGDGAAGSSSAGSGDTRPSMRYTGRRGSRRRGVQNINHVDQILREILISVSGGASGAGASGPMFFMGNPGDYAWGREGIDTIVTQLLNQMDNTGPPPLEKERIAQIPTVTINEEQVEKKLQCSVCFEDFVVGESVRKLPCLHVYHDPCIIPWLELHGTCPICRNSLTPEDSHGGAQSQSQDSAQSHSDSSQPHQQASQPQSDSGRQNSNFLTFTIHDLLPTLSGPAMTNLLFEMAQPLAATASSVSSSLPPTASGSGANSGAGTGTTTNGDVSTTSRNNTGVGGASTSGGSNGSQPSNSQRDEDGTIDYTLELD; encoded by the exons ATGGAAGCTTTGGTAGAGAATGCGGCGGCCCCGCCTTCCCGCTTCTACTGTCACTCGTGCGCCATCGAAATCGATCGTGTCTCATCG GAATTCACATGCCCACACTGTCTGGAAGGATTCATTGAAGAGCTTCCGGCAGCGGAACGGGGCGGAGCAGCTGGATCAGCAGCAGGACAAGATACAGAACAACCATCAAGCGATTACGACAATCCGCAGTTTAGCAATGAG GCAATAAGATTAGCCGGAGAAATTTTTACAAACTCTATTTTGTCGCCGTTCTTTCGTCGTTCTGACGGCCAGGATGGTGAATCGGCGAGCGGAGCTGGTGCGGGAGGTGGTGAACCTGCTATGTTTATAGACGACATTCCTATGGATGGTAGCAGTGGTCCGTCGTCTGGTGTTCCGCTTGCATCGGGAACAGCTGGTGGCGAAATGGGCGATGGCGCAGCAGGAAGCAGTAGTGCGGGTAGTGGTGATACTCGTCCATCCATGCGTTACACCGGTAGACGGGGTAGTCGTAGACGAGGGGTTCAAAACATAAACCACGTAGATCAAATTCTGCGCGAAATTCTGATATCGGTGTCGGGCGGTGCATCTGGTGCCGGTGCCAGTGGCCCGATGTTCTTTATGGGCAATCCGGGAGACTATGCTTGGGGACGCGAAGGCATCGACACCATCGTTACACAGCTGCTCAACCAAATGGACAATACGGGTCCGCCTCCGCTGGAAAAGGAGCGAATCGCGCAGATACCGACCGTCACCATCAACGAGGAACAGGTGGAAAAGAAGCTACAGTGTTCGGTTTGCTTTGAAGATTTTGTTGTTGGCGAATCGGTCCGAAAATTACCTTGTTTG CACGTTTATCACGATCCATGCATCATTCCGTGGTTGGAACTACACGGTACGTGTCCTATCTGTCGAAATAGTCTTACACCGGAAGATTCACATGGTGGCGCGCAATCACAGTCGCAGGACAGCGCCCAATCACACAGTGATAGTTCGCAGCCACATCAGCAAGCATCGCAGCCGCAGTCCGACTCGGGGCGGCAGAATTCCAATTTTCTAACCTTCACAATAC ATGATCTGCTTCCTACCCTTTCAGGGCCTGCGATGACAAATCTGCTGTTCGAGATGGCGCAACCTCTGGCGGCTACTGCATCATCCGTATCATCTAGTCTACCACCAACGGCTTCCGGCAGTGGTGCCAATTCCGGTGCTGGTACCGGAACCACCACCAACGGTGATGTATCTACCACCAGTCGCAACAATACAGGCGTGGGCGGTGCATCAACCAGTGGCGGTTCAAACGGTTCGCAACCGAGCAACAGCCAGCGGGACGAAGACGGTACCATTGATTACACGCTAGAGTTAGATTAA
- the LOC128309475 gene encoding T-complex protein 1 subunit gamma translates to MYAPQQPILILSKNTKRESGRKVQLENINAGKTIADLIRTCLGPQAMMKMLMDPMGGIVMTNDGNAILREITVQHPAAKSMIEIARTQDEEVGDGTTSVIVLAGEMLSVAEQFLQQQIHPTVIIRAYREALEDMVRILQEEVSIELDRSDKKRLSEVVKSCVGTKFVGRWSDLAVRIALDAVETVTLTENGRTEIDIKKYAKVEKIPGGSIDDSCVLRGIMLNKDVTHPKMRRYIEKPRIVLLDCPLEYKKGESQTNVEIIGDQDFTKLLQIEEEHVSRLCEEIIAVKPDVVFTEKGVSDLAQHFLMKAGITAIRRLRKTDNNRLARACGATIVNRTEELTEKDVGTGAGLFEIKKMGDEYFCFVTECEDPKACTILLRGASKDVLNETERNLQDALHVARNLMLDPKLLPGGGAVEMAVSQALTNKQIQGPYRAVAQALEIIPRTLTQNCGGNTIRTLTALRAKHASHPATEGPCTWGIDGETGQLVDMKEKNIWEPLSVKLQVYKTAVETAILLLRIDDIVSGSKKKSDDGSGPSPAAAAAGMGGE, encoded by the exons ATGTACGCCCCACAACAGCCAATTCTGATTCTCA GCAAAAATACGAAGCGAGAGAGCGGCCGAAAGGTGCAGTTGGAGAACATCAATGCCGGCAAA ACCATAGCTGACCTCATCCGCACATGCCTGGGCCCACAAGCCATGATGAAAATGCTGATGGATCCGATGGGAGGCATCGTGATGACAAACGATGGTAATGCCATCCTACGTGAAATCACCGTGCAACATCCGGCGGCCAAGAGCATGATCGAAATTGCTCGCACGCAGGACGAGGAGGTTGGTGACGGTACCACGTCCGTAATTGTGTTGGCCGGTGAGATGCTGTCAGTGGCCGAACAGTTCCTTCAGCAGCAGATTCACCCGACGGTCATCATTCGGGCGTACCGGGAGGCGCTCGAGGACATGGTGCGCATCCTGCAGGAAGAGGTCAGCATTGAGCTGGACCGCAGCGACAAGAAGCGGTTGTCGGAGGTGGTAAAGTCTTGCGTTGGCACAAAGTTCGTCGGGCGCTGGTCGGATTTGGCGGTGCGTATTGCTCTGGATGCGGTCGAGACGGTGACACTGACGGAGAACGGGCGCACGGAAATTGACATCAAAAAGTACGCCAAGGTAGAGAAAATCCCGGGCGGATCGATTGATGACTCGTGCGTGCTGCGTGGAATCATGCTGAACAAGGATGTGACGCATCCGAAGATGCGCCGGTACATCGAGAAGCCACGTATCGTTCTGTTGGATTGCCCGCTGGAGTACAAGAAGGGTGAAAGCCAGACGAACGTGGAAATTATAGGCGATCAGGACTTTACGAAGCTGCTACAGATCGAGGAGGAGCACGTGTCCCGTCTTTGCGAGGAGATTATTGCCGTGAAACCGGATGTAGTGTTCACGGAGAAGGGTGTTTCCGACCTGGCACAACACTTCCTGATGAAGGCGGGCATTACGGCTATTCGGCGACTGCGCAAAACGGACAACAATCGGCTGGCTCGTGCCTGCGGTGCAACGATCGTGAACCGCACGGAAGAATTGACGGAGAAGGACGTCGGCACTGGGGCCGGACTGTTCGAGATCAAGAAGATGGGCGACGAGTACTTCTGTTTCGTGACGGAGTGTGAGGATCCGAAGGCGTGCACGATTCTGCTCCGTGGTGCGTCCAAGGACGTGCTGAACGAGACGGAACGCAATCTGCAGGATGCGCTGCACGTCGCACGCAACTTGATGCTCGATCCAAAGCTGCTGCCCGGTGGAGGTGCAGTAGAGATGGCCGTCTCGCAGGCCCTGACCAACAAACAGATCCAGGGACCGTACCGCGCCGTTGCTCAGGCCCTGGAAATCATCCCCCGTACACTAACCCAAAACTGTGGTGGTAATACGATCCGTACACTGACtgcactgcgagcgaaacaCGCATCACACCCGGCCACCGAAGGCCCTTGCACTTGGGGAATTGATGGTGAAACTGGGCAGCTGGTGGACATGAAGGAGAAAAACATCTGGGAACCGTTGTCGGTGAAGTTGCAGGTGTACAAGACGGCCGTTGAGACGGCAATTCTTTTGCTGCGCATCGATGACATTGTGTCCGGATCGAAGAAGAAGAGTGACGATGGCTCCGGCCCTtcgccagctgctgctgccgccggtATGGGAGGAGAGTAA